The sequence CTAATTAAATATCATTGGATTCACGAATTGCTTGAGCGTACGACTGTCAGTTTTTTATTTGCCCTACTTAGAAAGAAGTAGTGTAGAAACTCATTTGTATATAATTCTAACAAATCGCTTTACAATATCTATGTGCACAGTGTACTATATAACTAATACACTGATACAAAAGGAGGTACGCTGATGCAACAATGGAATGGGTTGTTAAGGAAAGAATGGCTGATGATGAAGAGCCTGCTGCTTGTGGGTGCATTAGTTGCAGTTGCTGCAATGTTGTTTCTTCCAATAATCGTAACGCGATTTTGGGGAGAGGGTGTGCAAGTTTTTGAAACGGCTCTTGTTATTTGTTTTCTGTGTGCGGGCGTGAGTGTTTCAGCACCAGTGATTGCATTACTTACCATGCTAGAAAGGGATATGAAGCGTCCGGATGTGTGGTTTCATTCTAATGCATCTATTTTTAAACTGGTTGGATCGAAAGTCGTTTTTGCGCTTCTGATTGGTGCTAGTGGATTGCTCATTCCAACAATTGTTCTCGCACTACATTATGCATTGTCAACACCATCTATTCTGACATTCAATGCGCTCCTATTTTATGGTAGTATTTTCGTCGTTGTATTATTTATAGCTTCGATTTCAATACTTTGCACGGGATTCTTTTTCTGGGTACTGTATCGATTGATGGCACCCTCTATAAAAGGATTTTCAAAGCCTATTACGATTATTTTGTTTTTTGTTTCATTGTTGGGAGTTGAAAGAATAAGAAGTTCGGATTTATACAATAAACTGATCAAAGTCGGTCCGATTGATTTATTAGGATTAAAAAATCCTAAATTAGATGTTGGAAACGGTTATTTTGAAGTAACCGGGACGACTTTCTATACAGGGCAAATTGTATTTGACACATTCTTCATCGTAGTGGCGTTCGTCGTTGCAACCGTCTTGTTTGAAAAGAAAGTGAGGTTGTAAAGCATATGAAAAGATGGAGAGGGTTAGTGCGCAAAGAATGGGCGCTGATGAAATGGGGCATTGTTCCGCTTGCTTTATTAAATGGTGCACTTGTATTTCTTGCGATTAATCACACATTTTACGGGCTGCTGGAAAGTCTTATTGTCGATATTAAATTCGTGATTGGATTTGGCTTTCTGCTTCATATGCTTGCGTCAGTATCATGGTTTTTGGATAGTTTGAACAAGGAAATGAAGCGACCAGACATTTGGCTCCATTCTCCTACATCCATGTGGCGGCTTATTGGAGCGAAAGTTGTATTCATCACCATGATCATAGGTTGTTCGGTTTTATTATGTGGAACAATCGTAGGTGTTGCCCATTATATGGACGGTGGAAAGGCTTCTATTGTAGAAGGTCTTGTTTTATTGTTTAGCGTGGCTGTAGTCATTGTGTTGAATGCAATTTATGTGATGGCAGTCGTTTTTTTCTTCTGGTCGATTTTCCAGGTGTTTCGTTCCCGGATAGATTGGTTTTTCTCTGTCATTATTATGTTTGCCATATTCATCATTTGGGCGTATGTGTGGGGAATGATTTGGTTTACGGACGTGTTTCAAACTGTTAAGGAAATAGGTCCTCTGAATGGGACGATGCCAATGATGGAAATCAATTATATTGTCCCTGGCGTAGCCATTTTAACAATTGGTAATCTTGTTCTTCATGGTGTGATGACAGTAATCTATTTCGTCGTCGGGTCGACGCTGTTCGAGAAGAAAGTGAGGTTGTGAAGCGTATGAAAAGATGGGGAGGGTTAGTGCGCAAAGAGTGGGTACTTGTGAAGTGGTTTGCTATTGCTTTGATTGTCATCAATGTGGGCATTACAGTCCTTGATAATAGTCATATTGTTTTTGGGGGAGCAGACGACTCGACTTCGTATGCTTTTATGACAAGTGGCTTGTGGTTGAAACTTCATACGTATATGGGTGTTGTCCTGGTTGCGGTAAGTTACAGTCGTGAAAGACCAAGGATAGATATTTGGCTTCATTCGCCAACACCCTATGTGCAACTGGTCGGGGGAAAAGCGGTAGTAGCTACTGTTGCAGTAGCCTGTTCGCTGTTGGTAACTGGGTTTGTCATGTCCATTTTTAATTATATAGGTGGCTATTGGGATGGCTCATCGATTGTGGATGAATTACTTTTGATGCTGTCAATGGTAATTGCAGTCTTATTAAATAGTCTATTGTTTATCGTGATTACATTGTTTTTCATGCAAGTTTATCAGGTGCTGAAGTCATGGATAGGTAAAATTTCTATCATTGTTACGGTTGCTTTGTTTCCGCTGAGTACTTTGATTTGGGCGGTGATTTGGATTATGGATTGGCTTCAAGTGTTGAGAGAAACGGGGCCGATTTATGGTGTGCGTACAGCAGCAGGGGTTTCACCAAGTTTGTTTGAGACAAACTTTATTTTAGGCAGTCTGCTACCCGAAAGTGCCGTTTTGACAGTTGGTAGTGTAGTGCTATATGGAGTCTTCACATCGATTTTATTCATCAGTGGGTCAATGCTGTTCGACAAGAAAGTGAGGTTGTAAGCGATGGGCATAGATTTTCTTCCAGACAAGCCAATATATCAGCAGCTCATCGACCGACTGACGGGCGATATTATTCGGGGAACTTTGAAGCCCGGTGAGAAGTTGTTGTCTGTTCGTGAGTATGCGATTGAGGCCGGTGTGAATGCCAATACGATGCAGCGCGTCTATAAGGAGCTGGAGCAGATGGAAATCACGGAAACAAAGAGGGGGCAGGGGTCTTTTGTAACGGAAGATGAAGTGAAGATTGCAGAGCTCCGGAATGACATGAAAGAGCAGCTGGTAACGTCTTTCATTCAAAGTGTGGAGGCACTTGGTTTTACGACGTCTGAAATCGTGCAACACATACAGGAACGGGGTGGGGAAAATGATTGAGTTGAATAATGTTTATAAGAAGTATGGTGGGCGGAAGGCGCTGGAGAATATTACACTGACAGTGCCGAGAGGGAAAATTATCGGCCTTGTCGGGGAGAATGGCAGTGGCAAGACGACGTTGTTGAAACTGATGGCAGGCTTGTTGACGCCTAATTCAGGAACTGCGATGTTTGGCGGCAGTCGTATTACGCGAAAAGTTGCTACGAATATTGCGTATATGCCGGATGCAGATTTGTTTTATCCATATTTTACAGTCTATCAGCTATTTGAGTTTTATGAGTCACAGTTTGCCGATTTTAATCCTACGAAGGCGAAGGAAATAGCGGCGTTCCTCAATCTATCCCTTGATTCGAAAATAAAGAATTTGTCGAAGGGGAACCGAGGTCGGGTCAAAATAGCGGCGACGCTTGGACGTGAGGCGGATTATTATTTGTTAGATGAACCGTTTTCTGGCCTCGATCCGATGGTGCGGGATGACATTGCGAAAGGATTGATCCGTTTCACGGACTCAGGAAGGCAAACCGTCATTATGTCGACGCATGAATTAAAAGAAGTGGAACCATTGCTTGATGAAATCGTAGTATTAAAGGGAAGTCGGATGATTGCACATGAGGCGGTGGATGAAATCCGTGATAGCTATGGGAAAGATGCCACCTCATGGATGGTGTCGTTGTTTAGGGAGGGAAGTTGACGTGGAAATGAAACCGATAGTGGAATTGAAGAATTTATCGAAAACGATTGGTAAGAAAAAGATTATTGATAACTTGAATTTGGCGTTATATCCAGGGCAAATTACGGGATTTCTAGGTCCAAACGGTGCAGGGAAAACGACGACGATTCGGATGATGGTTGGTTTGATGGAGCCGTCTGGTGGAGATGTTGTCATTGATGGGAAGTCTTTGGCGGATGACTTTGAAGGAGGGCTTTCCAAGGTCGGGGTTATCGTTGAAAATCCGGAAATGTATAAGTTCATGTCCGGGTATAAAAATCTTGTGCACTTTGCGCGCATGCATGAGGGTGTGACGAAAGCACGGATTGATGAGATTATCAATCAAGTCGGCATGCAAAACAGGATTCATGAGAAAGTATCGACGTATTCACTTGGTATGCGGCAACGTCTTGGGCTTGCGCAAGCATTGCTGCATCGCCCGAAGTTTTTGATTTTGGATGAACCGACAAATGGGCTGGATCCAGCGGGGATTCGTGAGTTCCGAACGTATCTTAAGAGCATTGCAGAACAAGAAGGCGTTTCTGTCTTTGTATCCAGTCATATGTTATCAGAAATTGAATTGATGTGTGATCGGATTGCGGTTATTCAGAATGGGAAATTGATTGATATTCGAGAAATGTCAGGGATGCAAGGTTCTTTTTATTACATCGAAGCATTGCCTCGTGAGGCGGCTGAAGCTCTGTTGAATGAAGAAGGGTTCGCCGTTGAATCGCATCAGGATGGCTTTATTATCAATGCAGAAAAGGAACAAATTCCGGCACTGATTCAACGATTCTCGGTACAGAATCAGCAGCTTTTTGCAGTTCAACCTTACCGTAAAACGCTTGAGGATGAGTTCTTAGAAATGACGGGAGGTGGCCAAATTGCTGAAGCTCATGCAAAATGAATGGATGAAGTTATGGAGTAAAAAAGCGACGTGGGTGATGACGTTTTTACTTATCGCTATGATTGCCGGGATGCTTGGTTTAACGAAATGGATGCAGACGTTAAATAATATCGATGAGCGAGATTGGAAAATGGATGTGCAGGCGGAGTTAACCATGACGCAAGAACAATTGGGAAATTCAGCGCTGGTAGCTAGTGAGCGAGAAGAGTTAGAAGGTCAGCAAAAGGTGCTTGAATATCGACTTGCGAATTCGGTTCAACCATTGGAAAACTCCAGCCGTGAATCAATGATTATGAACTCTGCTGGAATTGGTTCTATCGCCGTTTTACTGACGGTTATCGTTGCGGCAGGGATTGTAGCCTCTGAGTTTACACAAGGGACGATTAAAATGCTGTTGTCTCGTCCGGTGAAAAGATGGAGGATTTTAACGGCGAAATATGTAACGGTTAACTTGTTTGGTATTCTCCTTATGCTAATCGGCTTCGCCGTTTCCATTATTTGTGCGTATATCTTCTTTTCGGCTGGAGATGGGCAGGAGCTTGTGTGGAATGGCAAAGAGGTTGTGACGGCATCGATCTGGGGGAAAGGGCTTTATATGCTATTGCTGTCATTTGCGAATGTGTTTGTTACGGCGACATTTGCCTTTATGATTGGCAGTGTTTTCCGCTCCAGTTCACTGGCAATTGGGCTTTCATTGTTCATCTACTTTACGGGTTCGACTGTTGTGCTGTTGTTGGCGAGGTATGAGATTGTGAAATATATTGTTTTCACACATATGGATTTGACGATGTATGAATCGGGGGCTATGTTTGTGGAGGGCATTACGATGCCATTCTCGCTTGCGGTTCTTGCGGTGTATATTGTTGTGTTCCTCGTGATTAGTTATACAACGTTTATAAAACGAGATATTACTGCATAAGATATGAAAAAGCCCTCCAGCGTTGGAGGGCTTTTTCACTGCTTAGGAAATTATAAAATCTCGTACTGTGGATAAGTTATGAGGTAGAGATTTCGCGTCTAGGCTCCAGCGCCTAGGGGCTCGGGTCATAAGCCATATTGGCTATGAGGCAAAAACCGCCTCTTCGCCAATCCGTCTTATGCCTGTCGCCCCTGAACAGGCGCTTGCGCTTTTGTTCTTGGCATTATTTATTGTTGCTGTATGTCATAACAAGACCTGCGACGTTACCAACGATTATGAATGCGAATAGTGCGTACATGATGTATAGGAACCACATGAAACAATCACTCCTTTGATAGTAAATCCTACTTCCATTATACCACCAGTGAGAGGGGCAAGCAATGGTGGGTGGCGGGAGGATTGTGACGGAGCTGTATCTGTGTGGGCCTAAGGTCTTGATTCGCCAATAAGTTGTTGATAAGCGCCAATAAACCTATTCGGACCGCCAATAAATGATGGGTGAACGCCAATAACGGAAGTCGAAGCGCCAATAATTAGACTCCGTTAATCACAAAAATCAAAATGAGGATTTCAACCTTAAAACAAGGTCAAATTACGGCTTTCGACCATCGTATAGTATCCCTCTTATGCTTGTGATATTCTCTAGAAAAGGGGGAGTTCTTGTTGATTAAAAAGGAAGGTTCGGTGCCTTATAAATTACTTGGGTTAAGGGTGCTTGAAAGAAGATTGTTAACGAGTTCAAGGGAAATAGATGTGATTCGAGAGCATTTACGTACTGCACAGGCTGGTGTTAATGGTGAAAAGAGGTTAAAGGGAGTTTTCGGTAAGTATACATTTCCGTTCGAACATTATATCTTCCATGGTCTGAATTTGCGATCCACAGGAAAATTTCAAATCGATACGTTATTTTTATCTCATGCTGGGGCTGTTGTGTTGGAAATGAAAAACATTGGTGGGCGCATTCGTTTTTCAGAGGAACTTGGTCAACTAATTCGTACATTAGATAATG comes from Sporosarcina sp. FSL K6-3457 and encodes:
- a CDS encoding GntR family transcriptional regulator — protein: MGIDFLPDKPIYQQLIDRLTGDIIRGTLKPGEKLLSVREYAIEAGVNANTMQRVYKELEQMEITETKRGQGSFVTEDEVKIAELRNDMKEQLVTSFIQSVEALGFTTSEIVQHIQERGGEND
- a CDS encoding ABC transporter ATP-binding protein codes for the protein MIELNNVYKKYGGRKALENITLTVPRGKIIGLVGENGSGKTTLLKLMAGLLTPNSGTAMFGGSRITRKVATNIAYMPDADLFYPYFTVYQLFEFYESQFADFNPTKAKEIAAFLNLSLDSKIKNLSKGNRGRVKIAATLGREADYYLLDEPFSGLDPMVRDDIAKGLIRFTDSGRQTVIMSTHELKEVEPLLDEIVVLKGSRMIAHEAVDEIRDSYGKDATSWMVSLFREGS
- a CDS encoding ABC transporter ATP-binding protein; protein product: MKPIVELKNLSKTIGKKKIIDNLNLALYPGQITGFLGPNGAGKTTTIRMMVGLMEPSGGDVVIDGKSLADDFEGGLSKVGVIVENPEMYKFMSGYKNLVHFARMHEGVTKARIDEIINQVGMQNRIHEKVSTYSLGMRQRLGLAQALLHRPKFLILDEPTNGLDPAGIREFRTYLKSIAEQEGVSVFVSSHMLSEIELMCDRIAVIQNGKLIDIREMSGMQGSFYYIEALPREAAEALLNEEGFAVESHQDGFIINAEKEQIPALIQRFSVQNQQLFAVQPYRKTLEDEFLEMTGGGQIAEAHAK
- a CDS encoding ABC transporter permease, encoding MAKLLKLMQNEWMKLWSKKATWVMTFLLIAMIAGMLGLTKWMQTLNNIDERDWKMDVQAELTMTQEQLGNSALVASEREELEGQQKVLEYRLANSVQPLENSSRESMIMNSAGIGSIAVLLTVIVAAGIVASEFTQGTIKMLLSRPVKRWRILTAKYVTVNLFGILLMLIGFAVSIICAYIFFSAGDGQELVWNGKEVVTASIWGKGLYMLLLSFANVFVTATFAFMIGSVFRSSSLAIGLSLFIYFTGSTVVLLLARYEIVKYIVFTHMDLTMYESGAMFVEGITMPFSLAVLAVYIVVFLVISYTTFIKRDITA